One window of Candidatus Methylomirabilota bacterium genomic DNA carries:
- a CDS encoding alpha-amylase/4-alpha-glucanotransferase domain-containing protein, which produces MSGGRLALGFGVHNHQPVGQFDHVLEEATARAYRPFLERLHAHPEVRLTAHWTGSLLEWLRERSPATFDLLATLVGRGQVELLTGGFYEPILAILPDQDKVGQIELLTDFIKSHFGVRPRGMWLAERVWEPQLPRTIRDAGVEYVLVDDSHFALAGFDPDTLGGYYLTEDQGAVVGVFPINQRLRYLIPFAEVEATVEYLESRRSRVETLTMVDDGEKFGVWPGTYALVYERQWLDRFFDRLLALPWLELTTFADVVDRFRAAGRVYLPTASYREMGEWALLPAAGRQLEIAKRDVGTLADGARLQTLLRGGFWRAFLVKYPEVADVYWKMLRLSQAIHHEAARRPDDARIAQARTALWRGQANDAYWHGVFGGCYLPHLRRAVKQSLLEAERLLARAVGAPEVAWTRADGNGDGREEIHVRTRELVVTLNPEAGGTLTELSHLGRALDLADVLARRPETYHDQLRQQGRAAAPAAAEVRTIHEPPVAKEAGLGELLAYDEFRRGSLLDGLFPAAGDLDPVAPWSAARVALGRARFGPRVEETPDGVAAVLTLEPGDDTPLRIEKRVLIGPATVEARYRLRPTAAALPGRWAVQWNLALTAGDGPDRYLALPGRPPLRGAGRRADVSSVTLVDEWIGIEARLGWSPAAELSWGPVETVSVSEGGFERIYQGTAFLIVWPLPAVSSEGWELTTSLSVSAR; this is translated from the coding sequence GTGAGCGGTGGGCGGCTGGCGCTCGGCTTTGGCGTCCACAATCACCAGCCTGTCGGCCAGTTCGATCACGTTCTCGAGGAGGCCACGGCCCGGGCGTACCGGCCCTTCCTCGAGCGCCTGCACGCCCACCCCGAAGTCCGCCTGACCGCGCACTGGACGGGAAGCCTTCTGGAGTGGCTGCGCGAGCGCTCGCCGGCCACGTTCGATCTGCTCGCCACCCTGGTCGGCCGCGGCCAGGTCGAGCTGCTCACCGGGGGGTTCTACGAGCCGATCCTGGCGATCCTGCCCGACCAGGACAAGGTCGGCCAGATCGAGCTCCTCACCGACTTCATCAAGTCGCACTTCGGCGTCCGCCCCCGCGGCATGTGGCTGGCCGAGCGCGTGTGGGAGCCCCAGCTGCCCCGGACCATCCGGGACGCGGGCGTCGAGTACGTGCTCGTCGACGACAGCCACTTCGCCCTGGCCGGCTTCGATCCCGATACGCTGGGTGGCTACTACCTCACCGAGGACCAGGGCGCCGTGGTCGGCGTCTTTCCCATCAACCAGCGCCTGCGCTACCTGATCCCGTTCGCCGAGGTCGAGGCCACGGTCGAGTACCTCGAGAGTCGGCGGTCGCGGGTGGAAACGCTGACGATGGTCGACGACGGCGAGAAGTTCGGGGTGTGGCCGGGCACCTACGCGCTGGTCTATGAACGGCAGTGGCTCGACCGCTTCTTCGACCGCCTCCTCGCGCTCCCGTGGCTCGAGCTGACCACGTTCGCCGACGTCGTCGACCGGTTCCGCGCCGCCGGTCGCGTCTACCTGCCCACCGCCTCCTACCGAGAGATGGGCGAATGGGCCCTGCTGCCGGCGGCCGGGCGCCAGCTGGAGATCGCCAAGCGCGACGTGGGCACGCTCGCCGACGGGGCGCGGCTGCAGACGCTGCTGCGCGGCGGCTTCTGGCGCGCCTTCCTGGTGAAATATCCCGAGGTCGCGGACGTCTACTGGAAGATGCTCCGGCTGTCGCAGGCGATCCACCACGAAGCGGCTCGGCGCCCGGACGACGCCCGGATCGCCCAGGCCAGGACCGCGCTCTGGCGCGGCCAGGCCAACGACGCGTACTGGCACGGCGTCTTCGGCGGCTGCTATCTGCCGCATCTCCGGCGAGCCGTCAAGCAGTCACTGCTCGAGGCCGAGCGCCTGCTGGCCCGTGCGGTGGGCGCGCCCGAGGTGGCGTGGACACGCGCCGATGGCAACGGCGACGGGCGCGAAGAGATCCACGTCCGCACGCGCGAGCTCGTGGTGACGCTCAATCCCGAGGCGGGCGGCACCCTCACGGAGCTGAGCCATCTCGGGCGCGCGCTCGATCTGGCGGACGTGCTGGCACGCCGGCCCGAGACGTACCACGACCAGCTCCGGCAGCAGGGCCGCGCCGCCGCCCCCGCGGCCGCCGAGGTGCGGACGATCCACGAGCCGCCCGTCGCCAAGGAGGCCGGACTCGGCGAGCTGCTGGCCTACGACGAGTTCCGTCGCGGATCCCTGCTCGACGGCCTCTTCCCCGCCGCCGGTGACCTCGACCCCGTCGCGCCCTGGAGCGCCGCCCGGGTGGCGCTCGGTCGGGCGCGTTTCGGCCCGCGCGTCGAAGAGACGCCGGACGGCGTCGCCGCGGTGCTCACGCTCGAGCCCGGGGACGACACGCCGCTCCGGATCGAAAAGCGCGTCCTGATCGGGCCGGCCACGGTCGAAGCCCGCTACCGGCTCCGGCCGACGGCGGCGGCTCTCCCGGGCCGCTGGGCGGTTCAGTGGAATCTCGCGCTCACCGCGGGCGACGGGCCCGACCGGTACTTGGCGCTGCCCGGCCGGCCGCCGCTCCGAGGCGCCGGGCGACGAGCCGACGTCTCGAGCGTCACGCTGGTCGACGAATGGATCGGCATCGAGGCGCGTCTCGGCTGGAGCCCGGCGGCCGAGCTCTCGTGGGGACCCGTGGAGACGGTGTCGGTGTCGGAAGGAGGCTTCGAACGAATCTACCAGGGCACCGCTTTTCTCATCGTGTGGCCGCTGCCGGCCGTATCCTCTGAGGGGTGGGAGCTGACGACCAGCTTGAGCGTGAGCGCGCGGTGA
- the rpoN gene encoding RNA polymerase factor sigma-54, with the protein MAMETRLSLRQSQRVVMTPLLQQAIQLLQLSTLELQEVVQKELLENPLLEEVPTEAPEAPETPDSPQAPEPPPPASQPVEPSPVDKERATDDLPFDLPAVMFDDDHQERSLVAQEERDDLPFENMVRSESSLTDHLEEQLRFSTTDPVIRRIGNEIIGNLDDDGYLRAEPSEIAQRCDVSVEEAERVVAMVQGFDPPGVAARSVQECLLIQLKSDPNPDPVSVEIVEQHFEDLSRRRYPDIARALKLPLDRVMESVEEIMGLEPKPGRRFGGNDSRYIVPDVVVHKMGSDYVVVLNEDGIPRLRVNSLYRSLLRTAGDEARQYVEQKLRSAVWLIKSVDQRQRTLRKVTQSIVKFQREFLDKGLPYLRPLSLRDVGEDIGMHESTISRVTTNKYVETPQGLFELKFFFHSGIASDGGDMVSSVSVKKMIQDLLANEDPSKPLSDQEVAQILKGRGLVIARRTVAKYREELGILPSHQRRLAPKRR; encoded by the coding sequence ATGGCGATGGAAACCCGACTTTCCCTCCGGCAGAGCCAGCGGGTGGTCATGACCCCGCTGCTGCAGCAGGCGATCCAGCTCCTGCAGCTCTCCACGCTCGAGCTGCAGGAGGTGGTGCAGAAGGAGCTGCTGGAGAACCCGCTCCTGGAGGAGGTGCCGACCGAGGCGCCGGAGGCGCCGGAGACGCCGGACAGCCCGCAGGCGCCCGAGCCGCCCCCACCCGCCTCCCAGCCGGTCGAGCCGTCCCCCGTCGACAAGGAGCGGGCCACCGACGACCTGCCGTTCGACCTGCCCGCGGTGATGTTCGACGACGACCACCAGGAGCGCTCGCTCGTCGCCCAGGAGGAACGCGACGACCTGCCCTTCGAGAACATGGTGCGCTCCGAGTCGTCGCTCACCGATCACCTGGAGGAGCAGCTCCGCTTCTCCACCACGGACCCCGTGATCCGCCGGATCGGCAACGAGATCATCGGCAACCTGGACGACGACGGCTACCTGCGCGCGGAGCCCAGCGAGATCGCCCAGCGCTGCGACGTCTCCGTGGAGGAGGCCGAGCGCGTGGTGGCGATGGTGCAGGGCTTCGACCCACCCGGCGTAGCCGCCCGCTCCGTCCAGGAGTGCCTGCTGATCCAGCTCAAGAGCGACCCCAACCCGGATCCGGTCTCGGTCGAGATCGTGGAGCAGCACTTCGAGGACCTCTCGCGCCGCCGGTACCCCGACATCGCGCGGGCGCTCAAGCTGCCCCTGGACCGCGTGATGGAGTCGGTGGAAGAGATCATGGGCCTGGAGCCGAAGCCGGGCCGCCGCTTCGGGGGCAACGACTCGCGCTACATCGTGCCCGACGTCGTCGTCCACAAGATGGGCAGCGACTACGTCGTCGTCCTCAACGAGGACGGCATTCCGCGCCTGCGGGTCAACTCGCTCTACCGGTCGCTGCTCCGCACCGCCGGCGACGAAGCGCGCCAGTACGTCGAGCAGAAGCTCCGCTCGGCGGTGTGGCTGATCAAGAGCGTGGATCAGCGGCAGCGGACGCTGCGGAAGGTGACCCAGTCGATCGTCAAGTTCCAGCGGGAGTTCCTCGACAAAGGACTGCCGTACCTGCGGCCGCTGTCCCTGCGCGACGTCGGCGAAGATATCGGCATGCACGAGTCCACCATCAGCCGGGTGACCACGAACAAGTACGTGGAGACGCCTCAAGGGCTCTTCGAGCTGAAGTTCTTCTTCCACAGCGGCATCGCTTCGGACGGCGGCGACATGGTCTCGTCCGTGTCCGTCAAGAAGATGATCCAGGACCTGCTGGCCAACGAGGATCCCTCCAAGCCGCTCTCCGACCAGGAAGTGGCCCAGATCCTGAAGGGCCGGGGGCTCGTGATCGCGCGGCGTACGGTAGCCAAGTACCGGGAGGAGCTGGGGATCCTGCCCTCCCATCAGCGCCGCCTCGCGCCCAAGCGGCGGTAG
- the metK gene encoding methionine adenosyltransferase: MARDEYLFTSESVTEGHPDKIADQISDAVLDAIIAQDPIGRVACESLLTTGLVVVAGEITTACYVDIPRIARETIRQVGYTRAKYGFDSDTCAVITAIDEQSSDIAMGVDSLGAGDQGLMFGFACTETPEFMPLPITLAHKLVMRLAQLRKSGAIDWLRPDGKSQVTVRYVDGKPRAVETVVVSTQHGPDVSSERIREDVIEQCIVPTIPAELLDRKQCVFHVNPTGRFVTGGPMGDTGLTGRKIIVDTYGGSCPHGGGAFSGKDPTKVDRSACYMARHVAKNIVAAGLAERALVQVAYAIGVADPVSIMVDTFGTGKVPNARLQEMIRRHFDFTPAGIIKYLNLRRPIYKKTAAYGHFGRSEPEFTWERTDRVKDLRDDVRV; the protein is encoded by the coding sequence ATGGCGCGGGACGAGTACCTGTTCACGTCGGAATCGGTCACGGAAGGTCATCCCGACAAGATCGCCGATCAGATCTCCGACGCGGTCCTCGATGCGATCATCGCGCAGGATCCGATAGGACGGGTGGCCTGCGAATCACTCCTCACCACCGGCCTGGTGGTGGTGGCAGGCGAGATCACCACCGCGTGCTACGTCGACATCCCGCGTATCGCCCGCGAGACGATCCGGCAGGTCGGCTACACCCGCGCCAAGTACGGCTTCGATTCCGACACGTGCGCCGTGATCACGGCCATCGACGAGCAGTCCTCCGACATCGCCATGGGCGTGGACAGCCTGGGCGCGGGCGATCAGGGGCTGATGTTCGGCTTCGCCTGCACGGAGACGCCCGAGTTCATGCCGCTGCCCATCACGCTGGCCCACAAGCTGGTGATGAGGCTGGCCCAGTTGAGGAAGTCCGGCGCCATCGACTGGCTGCGACCGGACGGCAAGTCCCAGGTCACCGTGCGCTACGTGGACGGCAAGCCGCGCGCGGTGGAGACGGTCGTCGTCTCGACCCAGCACGGTCCCGACGTGTCGAGCGAGCGGATCCGCGAGGACGTCATCGAGCAGTGCATCGTGCCGACGATCCCCGCCGAGCTGCTGGACCGCAAGCAATGCGTCTTCCACGTCAACCCGACCGGACGGTTCGTGACCGGCGGCCCGATGGGAGACACCGGCCTCACCGGACGCAAGATCATCGTCGACACCTACGGCGGCTCCTGCCCGCACGGAGGCGGGGCCTTCTCCGGCAAGGATCCCACGAAGGTCGATCGCTCGGCCTGCTACATGGCCCGCCATGTGGCCAAGAACATCGTGGCCGCCGGCCTGGCCGAGCGGGCGCTGGTGCAGGTGGCCTACGCCATCGGTGTGGCCGATCCGGTCTCGATCATGGTGGACACCTTTGGCACCGGGAAGGTGCCGAACGCGAGGCTGCAGGAGATGATCCGGCGCCACTTCGACTTCACGCCCGCCGGAATCATCAAGTACCTGAACCTGCGGCGCCCCATTTACAAAAAGACGGCGGCGTACGGGCACTTTGGCCGGTCCGAGCCGGAATTCACCTGGGAGCGGACAGATCGGGTGAAGGACCTGCGCGACGACGTCCGCGTCTAA
- the raiA gene encoding ribosome-associated translation inhibitor RaiA, giving the protein MQVIISGRGVMLTPGFKALIERKVTKVARVLPKILDARVVCAAEKFRRTARFTLRARRRTFSSEATAGDLVAAVDDALEALGRQVREDKDRRQHRGRAGQARLPSRPPTGPDAGAGPDLVPRRLVAKPMSVEEAVMQLGLRDGQFLVFRNAETSDVNVLYRRRNGGLGLIEPVA; this is encoded by the coding sequence ATGCAGGTGATCATCAGCGGCCGCGGCGTCATGCTCACGCCGGGGTTCAAGGCGCTAATCGAACGCAAGGTGACGAAGGTCGCCCGCGTGCTCCCGAAGATCCTCGACGCCCGGGTCGTGTGCGCGGCCGAGAAGTTCCGCCGGACGGCCCGGTTCACGCTACGGGCCCGGCGGCGGACCTTCTCGAGCGAGGCGACGGCCGGCGACCTCGTGGCGGCGGTGGACGACGCGCTCGAGGCCCTGGGCCGGCAGGTCCGCGAGGACAAGGACCGCCGCCAGCACCGGGGACGAGCCGGGCAGGCGCGCCTGCCGAGCCGTCCGCCGACCGGCCCCGACGCGGGAGCGGGGCCGGACCTGGTCCCGCGCCGCCTGGTCGCCAAGCCCATGTCGGTGGAGGAGGCAGTGATGCAGCTCGGCCTCCGCGACGGCCAGTTCCTCGTCTTCCGCAACGCCGAGACCAGCGACGTCAACGTGCTGTACCGCCGCCGCAACGGCGGCCTGGGCCTCATCGAGCCAGTGGCGTGA
- the rapZ gene encoding RNase adapter RapZ, producing the protein MTAAESIGFVVITGMSGAGKSFAIKCFEDMGYFCVDNLPTTLIPTFSDLVARSMQKIRRVALGVDVREGEYLSHLLDALQALKARRHAVEVLFIEAGDEALVRRYHETRRRHPLAGDGHVLDAIRAERKALAHMREIADRIVDTSALTVHQFRDLLVELYGAPKARAGLATMLISFGFKHGIPIDADLVFDVRFLANPHFVDNLRALDGRDARVREFIMRHPESRELLARLQDLLRFLLPAYEREGKAYLTIAVGCTGGRHRSVAVVEELKPFLDELGLAPSVVHRDLDRE; encoded by the coding sequence GTGACGGCGGCCGAGTCGATCGGGTTCGTCGTCATCACCGGCATGAGCGGGGCCGGCAAGAGCTTCGCCATCAAGTGCTTCGAGGACATGGGCTACTTCTGTGTCGACAACCTGCCGACCACGCTGATCCCCACCTTCTCGGACTTGGTGGCCCGCTCGATGCAGAAGATCCGCCGCGTCGCGCTGGGCGTGGACGTGCGGGAAGGGGAGTACCTCTCGCACCTCCTCGACGCGCTCCAGGCGCTCAAGGCGCGCCGCCACGCGGTGGAGGTCCTCTTCATCGAGGCCGGCGACGAGGCGCTCGTCCGCCGCTACCACGAGACGCGCCGACGCCACCCGCTGGCCGGCGACGGCCACGTGCTGGACGCGATCCGGGCCGAGCGCAAGGCGCTGGCCCACATGCGCGAGATCGCCGATCGGATCGTCGATACCTCGGCGTTGACCGTCCACCAGTTCCGGGATCTCCTCGTCGAGCTCTACGGGGCGCCGAAGGCGCGGGCGGGGCTGGCGACGATGCTGATCTCCTTCGGCTTCAAGCACGGCATCCCGATCGATGCCGACCTGGTCTTCGACGTCCGCTTCCTGGCCAATCCCCATTTCGTCGACAATCTCCGGGCCCTGGACGGCCGGGACGCGCGCGTGCGGGAGTTCATCATGCGCCATCCCGAGAGCCGGGAGCTGCTGGCGCGACTTCAAGATCTGCTGCGCTTCCTCCTGCCCGCCTACGAGCGGGAGGGCAAGGCGTACCTGACGATCGCCGTCGGCTGCACCGGCGGGCGCCACCGCTCGGTCGCCGTCGTGGAGGAACTCAAGCCGTTCCTCGACGAGCTCGGTCTCGCGCCGAGCGTCGTGCACCGGGATCTGGATCGCGAGTAG
- a CDS encoding bifunctional phosphoglucose/phosphomannose isomerase, producing MTLDDPAAIARGDAHRTREVLAAFPAQCRAAVGLRPEPGGAFVRPRTVIVAGMGGSAAGGDMLAACAAERLDVPVLVHRGYGLPALAGKRDLVVVVSYSGDTAETVSAAEAALDRGCALVAVTAGGRLAALAARRNLPRVALPTGLMPRMALGYLFFPLLAILKSADLTVVEDSEVDEALGALDAQAGALRPECPAADNEAKRLALALGGRLPVIYGGPVTGTVAYRWKTDLAENAKTFAASGTLPEMNHNEIEAWGGPFARQMHLVLLRDHEETPEIARRFALLRELIGAAAGGISEVWARGTGAVARLLSLITLGQWTSFYLAILRGVDPWPVPTLDALKARLRGGAP from the coding sequence GTGACGCTCGACGATCCGGCGGCCATTGCGCGGGGCGACGCCCACCGGACGCGGGAGGTGCTGGCGGCCTTCCCGGCCCAGTGTCGCGCGGCGGTCGGGTTGCGGCCGGAGCCGGGCGGCGCGTTCGTCCGGCCTCGCACGGTGATCGTCGCCGGCATGGGGGGCTCCGCCGCGGGCGGCGATATGCTCGCCGCCTGCGCCGCCGAGCGCCTCGACGTACCGGTCCTGGTCCACCGGGGCTACGGCCTTCCGGCGCTCGCCGGCAAGCGCGATCTCGTCGTCGTGGTGTCGTACTCCGGGGACACGGCCGAGACGGTATCGGCGGCGGAAGCGGCGCTCGATCGCGGCTGCGCGCTTGTCGCCGTCACCGCGGGCGGCCGCCTGGCCGCGCTGGCGGCGCGGCGGAACCTGCCGCGCGTGGCCCTGCCCACCGGGCTGATGCCGCGGATGGCCCTGGGCTATCTCTTCTTCCCGTTGCTCGCGATCCTGAAATCGGCCGACCTGACGGTCGTGGAGGACAGCGAAGTGGACGAGGCCCTCGGCGCCCTGGACGCGCAGGCGGGGGCGCTCCGGCCCGAATGCCCGGCTGCCGACAACGAGGCCAAACGCCTGGCGCTCGCCCTGGGCGGCCGGCTACCGGTGATCTACGGCGGGCCGGTCACCGGCACCGTCGCCTACCGGTGGAAGACCGACCTCGCGGAGAACGCCAAGACGTTTGCCGCGTCCGGCACGCTGCCCGAGATGAACCACAACGAGATCGAGGCGTGGGGCGGCCCCTTCGCGCGCCAGATGCACCTGGTCCTCCTGCGCGACCACGAGGAGACGCCCGAGATCGCCCGCCGCTTCGCGCTCCTGCGCGAGCTCATCGGTGCGGCCGCCGGGGGGATCAGCGAAGTGTGGGCGCGGGGCACGGGGGCCGTGGCGCGGCTGCTGTCGCTGATCACGCTCGGCCAGTGGACGAGCTTCTACCTGGCCATCCTCCGCGGCGTCGATCCCTGGCCGGTACCGACGCTCGACGCGCTCAAGGCCCGCTTGCGCGGCGGCGCGCCCTGA
- the ahcY gene encoding adenosylhomocysteinase has translation MVDHDVKDLSLAAAGRLRIEWAEQSMPVLRQVRERFAKDKPLQGIRLGACLHVTAETAVLMLTLKAGGGQVALCASNPLSTQDETAAALVKEYDVAVFARKGEDHPTYYRHLAAVLGTRPQVTMDDGADLISQLHGEGGSHQVGEVIGGTEETTTGVLRLRAMEKEGVLAFPVIAVNDADTKHLFDNRYGTGQSTIDGILRATNILLAGRTVVVAGYGMCGRGVAARAKGMGAHVVVTEVEPLRALEAVMDGFPVMPMLKAAEAGDVFVTVTGNTSVIGKEHFARMKDGAILANSGHFNVEIDLPALAALAQHRREVRPLVEEHTLSGGRRIYVLGEGRLINLAAAEGHPAAVMDMSFANQALAAEVMVKRGRTLERKVYVVPREIDREIARLKLASMNVEIDDLTAQQESYLASWRHGT, from the coding sequence ATGGTTGACCACGACGTCAAGGATCTCTCCCTGGCCGCGGCCGGGCGCCTCCGGATCGAGTGGGCCGAGCAGTCGATGCCGGTGCTCCGCCAGGTGCGCGAGCGGTTCGCGAAGGACAAGCCCCTCCAGGGCATCCGCCTGGGCGCCTGCCTGCACGTGACGGCGGAGACTGCCGTGCTCATGCTCACGCTCAAGGCCGGCGGCGGCCAGGTGGCGCTGTGCGCGTCGAACCCCCTGTCCACGCAGGACGAGACCGCCGCGGCGCTCGTGAAGGAGTACGACGTGGCCGTCTTCGCCCGTAAGGGCGAGGACCACCCGACCTACTACCGTCACCTGGCGGCGGTCCTGGGCACGCGCCCGCAGGTGACGATGGACGACGGGGCGGACCTCATCTCCCAGCTCCACGGCGAGGGCGGGAGCCACCAGGTCGGCGAAGTCATCGGCGGCACCGAGGAGACGACGACCGGCGTCCTCCGCCTGCGGGCCATGGAGAAAGAGGGCGTGCTGGCCTTTCCGGTCATCGCCGTCAACGACGCCGACACCAAGCACCTCTTCGACAACCGCTACGGCACCGGCCAGTCGACCATCGACGGGATCCTCCGCGCCACCAACATCCTGCTGGCCGGCCGGACCGTCGTCGTCGCCGGTTACGGCATGTGCGGCCGCGGCGTGGCCGCCCGGGCCAAGGGCATGGGCGCGCACGTCGTCGTCACCGAGGTGGAGCCGTTGCGCGCGCTGGAGGCGGTCATGGACGGCTTCCCGGTGATGCCGATGCTGAAGGCCGCCGAGGCGGGCGACGTCTTCGTCACCGTCACCGGCAACACCTCGGTCATCGGCAAGGAGCATTTCGCGCGGATGAAGGACGGCGCGATCCTGGCCAATTCGGGCCACTTCAACGTCGAGATCGATCTGCCGGCGCTGGCGGCCCTGGCCCAGCACCGCCGGGAGGTGCGCCCCCTCGTGGAGGAGCACACGCTGTCCGGCGGCCGGCGCATCTACGTGCTCGGCGAGGGCCGGCTGATCAACCTCGCCGCCGCCGAGGGCCATCCGGCCGCGGTCATGGACATGAGCTTCGCCAACCAGGCGCTGGCCGCCGAGGTCATGGTCAAGCGCGGGCGGACGCTCGAGCGGAAGGTCTACGTGGTGCCGCGCGAGATCGACCGCGAGATCGCCCGGCTCAAGCTCGCGTCCATGAACGTCGAGATCGACGATCTCACCGCCCAGCAGGAGTCGTACCTGGCCTCCTGGCGTCACGGCACCTAG